In the Quercus lobata isolate SW786 chromosome 5, ValleyOak3.0 Primary Assembly, whole genome shotgun sequence genome, one interval contains:
- the LOC115989042 gene encoding uncharacterized protein LOC115989042 isoform X1: MSNKKHNAPPSPSQPPPSSEVDDQSPSITDEVNRALSANHNGNPAEALSLLKSTLSRHPNSALAHSALSFIQLKVANLDSTAADADDDDDRLLQLEHVRSSVKSSKRAVELCPVSLSFWFFHVVALVKLAQYDSDAGFEAVIEACDTGLAIEHPTVVEERLKLDGEHEIESLRKQLRLVKLQSKYLVDAKSLGKIKDEIKELQDRKEEIEQRAITARKNLETPLSDTDNKRKLKNVKKVAANVDTVAARVKAYWNDRISMELKKDLLSVELLLQFANKDSPEAVAVVMQALEHVKAAKNWKFSTCCLCGERFFEVKLNADHMKSVHLGTLSDELRSVEPEIEFDSVHDTVKSRKWRPVEVVAAKEMMEDLSRNKRGDEGLEESEVFMNHKEWPYCEDTRRDLIIDKIRSRLRVYLKIRFFVSSHLSVFMDLIMEMLKKRIPEQLLKEHWMDRTVLTACFLDISELNRVYEFLDDLHNICGLQSLSVSLARDEVRGMPCVANHEKIVFNEDFSCVVFDKRMLRGELVVPNDGAAITSSADAETVLNDDECKDAIVDWLLGGTNISIGERLMQWTNFRETSKSQAMEFFKIYEAEFHRMQNFCEKKIEYLRDIKVWKNLESICVEEDKRREEISGYKPWSYEYLLLEQHKLIKRTDGDTFESDIIWNILKVDHVDNEIKLGIKKQIDELAEKLYKFDSIIRTTTIAMKQTGKKIDAVTSYDYRSIMVPLLKSFMQARLEDLANEDAEEKSKAAEKELLSELNLDDKKNSNKGGGNSTQGQGKSKVKKKKKDHRKAKEFKATGGSEEQQENVQQISFPAAHRGDDPPNPNPEIVVSVTTDELEQEERKLTPEEQKNLRMLEEHLELQRQIENEAKQKRLAEQNEVGTSAENEAKSDEKSSGLGQP; this comes from the exons aTGAGTAACAAGAAACACAATGCACCACCCTCTCCCTCTCAACCTCCTCCTTCCTCCGAGGTTGATGATCAATCACCCTCCATCACCGATGAAGTCAATCGTGCCCTGAGTGCAAACCACAATGGCAACCCCGCCGAAGCCTTGAGTCTTCTCAAGTCCACCCTATCCCGCCACCCAAACTCCGCCCTCGCTCACAGCGCCCTCAGCTTCATCCAATTAAAAGTCGCCAATTTGGACAGCACCGCTGCCGACgccgacgacgacgacgaccgTCTTCTCCAGCTCGAACATGTCAGGAGTTCCGTCAAGTCCTCCAAGCGAGCTGTCGAGTTATGCCCCGTCTCCCTCTCCTTCTGGTTCTTTCATGTTGTAGCACTCGTCAAATTAGCCCAATACGACTCCGATGCTGGCTTCGAAGCCGTGATCGAAGCATGCGACACTGGTTTGGCCATCGAACACCCCACCGTGGTAGAAGAAAGATTGAAACTTGATGGTGAACACGAAATTGAATCGCTCAGAAAGCAGCTCAGACTCGTCAAATTGCAAAGCAAGTATCTCGTAGACGCTAAATCTTTGGGAAAGATAAAGGATGAGATTAAAGAACTACAAGACAGAAAGGAAGAGATCGAGCAGAGAGCTATTACGGCGAGGAAGAACTTGGAAACACCCTTGTCGGACACGGACAATAAAAGAAAGCTCAAGAATGTCAAGAAAGTCGCGGCTAATGTTGACACGGTGGCGGCACGAGTCAAGGCTTACTGGAATGACAGGATAAGTATGGAGCTGAAGAAGGATTTGCTGAGTGTGGAGCTATTACTTCAATTTGCTAATAAAGATTCACCGGAGGCTGTGGCGGTGGTGATGCAGGCGCTGGAGCATGTGAAGGCGGCAAAAAATTGGAAGTTTTCAACTTGTTGTCTTTGCGGGGAGAGGTTTTTCGAAGTCAAATTGAATGCGGATCATATGAAGAGTGTGCATTTAGGGACTTTATCCGATGAGCTTCGATCAGTTGAGCCGGAAATTGAATTTGATTCAGTCCATGACACCGTTAAATCAAGAAAGTGGAGACCTGTGGAAGTGGTCGCTGCTAAGGAAATGATGGAAGATTTGTCAAGAAACAAGCGTGGAGATGAAGGCCTAGAAGAGTCTGAAGTTTTCATGAACCACAAGGAATGGCCTTATTGCGAGGATACCAGGCGTGACctgataattgataaaattcGATCAAGGTTACGTGTGTACTTGAAGAttagattttttgtttcaaGTCATCTTTCAGTGTTCATGGACTTGATAATGGAAATGCTTAAGAAGCGAATCCCGGAACAGCTGCTTAAGGAACATTGGATGGACCGCACTGTGCTCACGGCATGCTTTCTTGACATCTCAGAGCTTAATCGTGTGTATGAGTTCTTGGATGATCTCCATAATATTTGTGGGTTACAGAGTCTCAGTGTCAGTCTTGCAAGGGATGAGGTTAGAGGTATGCCTTGTGTGGCTAATCATGAGAAGATTGTATTCAATGAGGACTTCTCTTGTGTAGTTTTCGACAAGAGAATGTTGCGCGGAGAGCTTGTGGTGCCAAATGATGGAGCCGCCATTACTTCTAGTGCTGATGCTGAAACCGTATTAAATGATGATGAATGTAAAGATGCTATTGTGGATTGGTTATTGGGTGGTACTAATATTAGTATTGGTGAGCGATTAATGCAGTGGACAAATTTTAGAGAAACTAGTAAAAGTCAAGCGATGGAGTTTTTCAAGATCTATGAGGCTGAATTTCACCGGATGCAGAACTTttgtgaaaagaaaatagagtaTTTGAGAGACATTAAGGTATGGAAGAATTTGGAGAGTATATGTGTTGAAGAAGATAAGAGACGAGAAGAGATTTCAGGGTACAAACCATGGAGTTACGAGTATCTCTTGTTAGAGCAGCATAAACTCATTAAGAGGACAGATGGAGATACTTTTGAGTCGGATATCATATGGAATATTTTAAAAGTAGATCATGTggacaatgaaataaaattgggGATCAAGAAGCAGATTGATGAGCTGGCTGAAAAG CTTTACAAATTCGATTCTATAATCAGGACAACTACTATTGCTATGAAGCAgacgggcaagaaaattgaTGCGGTAACTTCTTATGACTACCGATCAATTATGGTACCCCTGCTGAAGTCATTCATGCAG GCACGCCTGGAAGATCTGGCTAACGAGGATGCCGAAGAGAAGTCTAAGGCTGCAGAAAAAGAGTTGTTATCAGAACTTAATCTTGATGACAAGAAGAACTCTAACAAAGGAGGAGGTAATTCAACACAAGGGCAGGGAAAATCCAAggtcaaaaagaagaaaaaagatcaCAGAAAGGCAAAGGAATTTAAG GCAACTGGAGGTAGTGAGGAGCAGCAGGAAAATGTGCAGCAAAT TTCCTTTCCGGCTGCACATAGGGGAGATGATCCTCCTAATCCTAATCCTGAGATTGTTGTTTCTGTAACCACTGACGAATTGGAGCAAGAGGAAAGGAAACTTACACCTGAGGAGCAGAAAAATCTAAGAATGCTTGAAGAGCATCTGGAATTACAGAGGCAGATTGAGAATGAGGCCAAACAAAAGCGCCTTGCTGAGCAAAATGAGGTTGGTACCAGTGCAGAGAATGAGGCCAAATCAGATGAGAAATCAAGCGGACTTGGACAGCCGTAG
- the LOC115989042 gene encoding uncharacterized protein LOC115989042 isoform X2, producing the protein MSNKKHNAPPSPSQPPPSSEVDDQSPSITDEVNRALSANHNGNPAEALSLLKSTLSRHPNSALAHSALSFIQLKVANLDSTAADADDDDDRLLQLEHVRSSVKSSKRAVELCPVSLSFWFFHVVALVKLAQYDSDAGFEAVIEACDTGLAIEHPTVVEERLKLDGEHEIESLRKQLRLVKLQSKYLVDAKSLGKIKDEIKELQDRKEEIEQRAITARKNLETPLSDTDNKRKLKNVKKVAANVDTVAARVKAYWNDRISMELKKDLLSVELLLQFANKDSPEAVAVVMQALEHVKAAKNWKFSTCCLCGERFFEVKLNADHMKSVHLGTLSDELRSVEPEIEFDSVHDTVKSRKWRPVEVVAAKEMMEDLSRNKRGDEGLEESEVFMNHKEWPYCEDTRRDLIIDKIRSRLRVYLKIRFFVSSHLSVFMDLIMEMLKKRIPEQLLKEHWMDRTVLTACFLDISELNRVYEFLDDLHNICGLQSLSVSLARDEVRGMPCVANHEKIVFNEDFSCVVFDKRMLRGELVVPNDGAAITSSADAETVLNDDECKDAIVDWLLGGTNISIGERLMQWTNFRETSKSQAMEFFKIYEAEFHRMQNFCEKKIEYLRDIKVWKNLESICVEEDKRREEISGYKPWSYEYLLLEQHKLIKRTDGDTFESDIIWNILKVDHVDNEIKLGIKKQIDELAEKLYKFDSIIRTTTIAMKQTGKKIDAVTSYDYRSIMVPLLKSFMQARLEDLANEDAEEKSKAAEKELLSELNLDDKKNSNKGGGNSTQGQGKSKVKKKKKDHRKAKEFKATGGSEEQQENVQQISFPAAHGGDDRPNPEIVDPVTTDELEQQERKLTSEVEKEQRMLKEHLEYQRQIENEVKQKRLAELNKAGSSAGNM; encoded by the exons aTGAGTAACAAGAAACACAATGCACCACCCTCTCCCTCTCAACCTCCTCCTTCCTCCGAGGTTGATGATCAATCACCCTCCATCACCGATGAAGTCAATCGTGCCCTGAGTGCAAACCACAATGGCAACCCCGCCGAAGCCTTGAGTCTTCTCAAGTCCACCCTATCCCGCCACCCAAACTCCGCCCTCGCTCACAGCGCCCTCAGCTTCATCCAATTAAAAGTCGCCAATTTGGACAGCACCGCTGCCGACgccgacgacgacgacgaccgTCTTCTCCAGCTCGAACATGTCAGGAGTTCCGTCAAGTCCTCCAAGCGAGCTGTCGAGTTATGCCCCGTCTCCCTCTCCTTCTGGTTCTTTCATGTTGTAGCACTCGTCAAATTAGCCCAATACGACTCCGATGCTGGCTTCGAAGCCGTGATCGAAGCATGCGACACTGGTTTGGCCATCGAACACCCCACCGTGGTAGAAGAAAGATTGAAACTTGATGGTGAACACGAAATTGAATCGCTCAGAAAGCAGCTCAGACTCGTCAAATTGCAAAGCAAGTATCTCGTAGACGCTAAATCTTTGGGAAAGATAAAGGATGAGATTAAAGAACTACAAGACAGAAAGGAAGAGATCGAGCAGAGAGCTATTACGGCGAGGAAGAACTTGGAAACACCCTTGTCGGACACGGACAATAAAAGAAAGCTCAAGAATGTCAAGAAAGTCGCGGCTAATGTTGACACGGTGGCGGCACGAGTCAAGGCTTACTGGAATGACAGGATAAGTATGGAGCTGAAGAAGGATTTGCTGAGTGTGGAGCTATTACTTCAATTTGCTAATAAAGATTCACCGGAGGCTGTGGCGGTGGTGATGCAGGCGCTGGAGCATGTGAAGGCGGCAAAAAATTGGAAGTTTTCAACTTGTTGTCTTTGCGGGGAGAGGTTTTTCGAAGTCAAATTGAATGCGGATCATATGAAGAGTGTGCATTTAGGGACTTTATCCGATGAGCTTCGATCAGTTGAGCCGGAAATTGAATTTGATTCAGTCCATGACACCGTTAAATCAAGAAAGTGGAGACCTGTGGAAGTGGTCGCTGCTAAGGAAATGATGGAAGATTTGTCAAGAAACAAGCGTGGAGATGAAGGCCTAGAAGAGTCTGAAGTTTTCATGAACCACAAGGAATGGCCTTATTGCGAGGATACCAGGCGTGACctgataattgataaaattcGATCAAGGTTACGTGTGTACTTGAAGAttagattttttgtttcaaGTCATCTTTCAGTGTTCATGGACTTGATAATGGAAATGCTTAAGAAGCGAATCCCGGAACAGCTGCTTAAGGAACATTGGATGGACCGCACTGTGCTCACGGCATGCTTTCTTGACATCTCAGAGCTTAATCGTGTGTATGAGTTCTTGGATGATCTCCATAATATTTGTGGGTTACAGAGTCTCAGTGTCAGTCTTGCAAGGGATGAGGTTAGAGGTATGCCTTGTGTGGCTAATCATGAGAAGATTGTATTCAATGAGGACTTCTCTTGTGTAGTTTTCGACAAGAGAATGTTGCGCGGAGAGCTTGTGGTGCCAAATGATGGAGCCGCCATTACTTCTAGTGCTGATGCTGAAACCGTATTAAATGATGATGAATGTAAAGATGCTATTGTGGATTGGTTATTGGGTGGTACTAATATTAGTATTGGTGAGCGATTAATGCAGTGGACAAATTTTAGAGAAACTAGTAAAAGTCAAGCGATGGAGTTTTTCAAGATCTATGAGGCTGAATTTCACCGGATGCAGAACTTttgtgaaaagaaaatagagtaTTTGAGAGACATTAAGGTATGGAAGAATTTGGAGAGTATATGTGTTGAAGAAGATAAGAGACGAGAAGAGATTTCAGGGTACAAACCATGGAGTTACGAGTATCTCTTGTTAGAGCAGCATAAACTCATTAAGAGGACAGATGGAGATACTTTTGAGTCGGATATCATATGGAATATTTTAAAAGTAGATCATGTggacaatgaaataaaattgggGATCAAGAAGCAGATTGATGAGCTGGCTGAAAAG CTTTACAAATTCGATTCTATAATCAGGACAACTACTATTGCTATGAAGCAgacgggcaagaaaattgaTGCGGTAACTTCTTATGACTACCGATCAATTATGGTACCCCTGCTGAAGTCATTCATGCAG GCACGCCTGGAAGATCTGGCTAACGAGGATGCCGAAGAGAAGTCTAAGGCTGCAGAAAAAGAGTTGTTATCAGAACTTAATCTTGATGACAAGAAGAACTCTAACAAAGGAGGAGGTAATTCAACACAAGGGCAGGGAAAATCCAAggtcaaaaagaagaaaaaagatcaCAGAAAGGCAAAGGAATTTAAG GCAACTGGAGGTAGTGAGGAGCAGCAGGAAAATGTGCAGCAAAT
- the LOC115992567 gene encoding beta-xylosidase/alpha-L-arabinofuranosidase 2-like: MAKTLSSLLYIYLTFAFCVIYSDAATPSNFTYICDPARYAQLGLDIKSLPFCDKKLSYQVRARDLVRQMTLYEKVRQLGNRAYGVPRLGIPEYQWWSEALHGLSNAGPGTFFDNSVPHATSYPTPILTTASFNESLWNTIGKAVSTEARALYNLGHAGLTFWSPTINVARDPRWGRIIETPGEDPFVVGTYAVNYVRGLQDVEGTESNKYKDLNSRPLKVSACCKHFTAYDLDNWKGIERYSFDAKVTEQDLVETFNRPFQMCVQNGDVSSVMCSFNRINGIPACADHKLLKETVRQDWDLHGYIVADCDSVEVMIKDQKWLNVDNETAVSYTIQAGLDLDCGVYYTDNVESAVKHGKVGEGDVDQSLQYLYVVLMRLGIFDGQPQYNSLGINDVCTSAHIELAGEAAREGIVLLKNDNGVLPLATKRNETLAVVGPHANASVAMIGNYAFNPWDKGSPCRYSTPLNGFSSYGSVNYAVGCSDVKCANGNLIGAAVEAAKTADATIIVAGIDLSIEAETRDRLDILLPGKQTDLINQVADVAKGPVVLVIMSAGGIDISFAKSNPKIHAILWAGYPGAEGGQAIADVVFGKYNPGGRLPLTWYQADYVDKIPLTSLQLRPDNSKGYPGRTYKFYDGPTVFPYGYGLSYTKFNYTLKAAPSKLPTKLSKFQHCRDLPYKNGTIKPSCPAILIDDLRCHQKFTFDIEVKNVGNRDGDEVVLIYSQPPLGILGTHIKQLIKFQRVSVAARTSKLVHFAINICQGLGIVDSNGNAVLPSGSHTIIVGDHQIVHPIQLTYN; this comes from the exons ATGGCCAAAACACTCAGTTCTCTCCTTTATATCTATCTCACTTTCGCTTTCTGTGTCATCTACTCTGATGCCGCGACCCCTAGTAACTTCACCTATATATGTGATCCCGCCAGGTATGCCCAACTTGGATTGGATATCAAATCACTCCCCTTTTGTGACAAGAAACTTTCCTACCAAGTCCGAGCAAGAGATTTGGTGAGACAAATGACATTGTACGAGAAGGTACGGCAACTAGGAAATCGTGCTTACGGAGTCCCAAGATTAGGGATACCTGAATACCAGTGGTGGTCTGAGGCACTCCATGGTTTGTCCAATGCTGGTCCAGGAaccttttttgataattcagtTCCACATGCAACCAGCTATCCCACGCCAATTCTCACAACGGCTTCATTCAACGAGTCATTGTGGAACACAATTGGGAAG GCTGTTTCCACAGAAGCACGAGCATTATACAATTTAGGGCATGCTGGATTAACATTTTGGAGTCCAACCATTAATGTAGCAAGGGATCCAAGATGGGGAAGAATCATTGAGACACCTGGTGAAGATCCATTCGTAGTTGGCACCTATGCTGTGAATTACGTGAGAGGCTTGCAGGATGTTGAGGGAACTGAGAGTAATAAATATAAGGATTTAAACTCAAGACCACTTAAAGTTTCTGCATGTTGCAAGCACTTTACTGCCTATGATCTTGACAATTGGAAAGGAATTGAGCGCTATAGTTTTGATGCTAAG gTGACGGAACAAGATTTGGTTGAGACATTTAACCGGCCCTTCCAAATGTGTGTTCAAAATGGTGATGTCAGTAGTGTCATGTGCTCTTTTAACCGTATTAATGGTATACCTGCTTGTGCTGATCACAAACTCTTAAAGGAAACCGTTAGACAAGATTGGGATCTTCATGG ATATATAGTTGCAGATTGTGATTCTGTTGAAGTAATGATTAAGGACCAAAAATGGCTAAACGTTGACAATGAAACTGCAGTTTCATACACAATACAAGCAG gtttggatttggattgTGGAGTTTACTACACCGACAATGTTGAAAGTGCTGTGAAACATGGGAAGGTTGGGGAGGGAGATGTAGACCAGTCACTGCAATACCTCTATGTTGTGCTTATGAGGCTAGGAATATTTGATGGACAGCCTCAATACAATTCTCTCGGTATAAATGATGTGTGCACTAGCGCCCACATCGAATTAGCAGGAGAAGCAGCGAGGGAGGGAATTGTTCTTTTGAAGAATGACAATGGAGTTTTGCCATTGGCAACTAAAAGGAACGAAACCCTAGCAGTGGTTGGACCACATGCTAATGCTTCCGTTGCCATGATTGGAAACTATGCATTTAACCCATGGGACAAAGGTTCTCCATGTCGATACAGTACTCCACTTAATGGCTTCTCCAGTTATGGAAGTGTGAACTATGCAGTAGGATGCTCCGATGTTAAATGTGCTAATGGGAACTTGATAGGCGCAGCCGTGGAAGCCGCCAAAACTGCTGATGCCACCATAATTGTTGCGGGGATAGATTTATCAATTGAGGCAGAGACCAGAGACAGGTTGGATATCCTCCTTCCTGGAAAACAAACTGATCTTATCAACCAAGTTGCTGATGTTGCGAAAGGCCCAGTAGTTCTTGTAATCATGTCGGCTGGAGGTATTGATATCTCCTTTGCTAAGAGTAACCCGAAAATCCATGCCATCTTGTGGGCTGGATATCCTGGAGCAGAAGGTGGTCAAGCCATTGCTGatgttgtttttggaaaatacAATCCAG GAGGAAGATTACCTCTTACTTGGTATCAAGCTGATTATGTTGACAAGATACCCCTAACATCCTTGCAATTAAGGCCAGACAATAGCAAAGGCTACCCAGGTCGAACATATAAATTCTACGATGGCCCTACTGTCTTCCCTTATGGTTATGGCCTCAGCTACACAAAATTCAACTATACACTAAAAGCCGCGCCATCAAAACTGCCGACAAAATTAAGTAAATTTCAACACTGCCGTGACCTACCATATAAAAATGGAACCATCAAGCCTAGCTGCCCAGCAATTTTAATAGATGACTTGAGATGTCATCAAAAATTCACATTTGACATTGAAGTAAAAAATGTAGGTAACAGAGATGGAGATGAAGTTGTGTTGATTTACTCACAGCCCCCACTTGGTATTCTTGGAACTCATATTAAGCAGTTGATTAAGTTCCAAAGGGTTTCTGTTGCAGCTAGGACGAGTAAGCTGGTTCATTTTGCCATTAATATTTGCCAGGGCTTGGGCATTGTAGACTCCAATGGTAATGCTGTCTTGCCATCTGGTTCCCACACAATCATCGTCGGTGATCATCAAATTGTACATCCAATTCAGTTAACATATAATTAG